The Phycisphaeraceae bacterium genome has a window encoding:
- a CDS encoding methionyl-tRNA formyltransferase, translating into MRLVYFGSGEFGVPTFRRLTRDHEIVLVVTQPDRPAGRKRAPTPTPIASLAATLGVSVLKPESVNDPEVVRAVRGAHADAYVVIAYGQKLGGSLLEGVFAINLHGSLLPRHRGAAPVNWAIIRGDATTGVSVITLADRMDAGEILGQSVTPIDPMETAGELHDRLALLGPDLVSEVLRRHEAGSLTRQPQDERLATRAPKFTKADGTVSFDQPADQVRNRVHGLTPWPGCWVELDGKPLRLHRVLVTQAAETSNAPPGTIIEGDLVVCAPGAIRLLAVQAPGGKMMAFAAYRAGHPVPAGSRLAPRNADAPEGA; encoded by the coding sequence ATGCGACTCGTGTACTTCGGATCGGGCGAGTTCGGGGTTCCAACCTTCCGTCGATTGACGCGCGATCACGAGATTGTGCTGGTGGTCACGCAGCCGGACCGACCGGCCGGGCGGAAGCGGGCGCCGACCCCGACGCCCATCGCATCGCTGGCGGCAACGCTCGGGGTGTCCGTGCTGAAGCCGGAGAGCGTGAATGATCCGGAGGTGGTTCGCGCGGTTCGCGGCGCACACGCCGACGCCTATGTCGTCATCGCCTATGGTCAGAAGCTGGGGGGCTCGCTGCTGGAAGGCGTCTTCGCCATCAATCTTCACGGATCACTTCTTCCCAGGCATCGAGGCGCCGCACCGGTGAACTGGGCCATCATCCGGGGCGATGCCACGACGGGCGTCAGCGTCATCACCCTGGCGGATCGCATGGACGCGGGAGAGATCCTCGGACAGTCGGTGACGCCGATTGACCCCATGGAAACCGCTGGAGAACTGCATGATCGTCTGGCCCTGCTCGGCCCTGACCTGGTCAGCGAGGTGCTGCGTCGTCATGAAGCCGGCTCCCTCACACGCCAGCCGCAGGATGAGCGCCTGGCGACGCGGGCGCCGAAGTTCACCAAGGCCGATGGAACCGTCTCGTTCGACCAGCCCGCGGATCAGGTGAGGAACCGCGTCCACGGACTGACGCCCTGGCCCGGCTGCTGGGTGGAGCTGGATGGCAAGCCGCTGCGGCTTCATCGCGTGCTCGTGACGCAGGCGGCTGAAACGTCCAATGCTCCACCCGGAACCATCATCGAAGGCGATCTCGTTGTGTGCGCCCCGGGCGCAATCCGGCTGCTGGCGGTGCAGGCGCCCGGCGGCAAGATGATGGCCTTTGCGGCGTATCGGGCGGGGCACCCGGTCCCGGCGGGTTCACGTCTGGCGCCGAGGAATGCCGATGCCCCGGAGGGTGCATGA
- a CDS encoding ABC transporter permease, with protein sequence MTRALAIARRDFASYFLTPVGYIVTAMYLLFTGGFFLYAFRQGEVTTLRPVFEYGTWVLLFVGPAVTMRMLSEESRTGTFEMLLTAPVREWEVILGKFAAAKMFLLVMLMPTLLYVAALEMHGRPDYGELLCGYLGVLLAGAAYIASGLLASALTSSQLVAFLSALFFWLVLGVGTKLLPPYLSESWAKIVVRFDPDLRLRDFAIGLIDTSNVVFFAAFTVLFLVGAVKALESRRWR encoded by the coding sequence ATGACCCGCGCGCTGGCCATTGCACGTCGCGATTTTGCGTCGTACTTCCTCACGCCGGTGGGCTACATCGTCACCGCGATGTATCTGCTGTTCACGGGCGGTTTCTTCCTCTACGCCTTCCGTCAGGGTGAAGTGACCACGCTGCGTCCCGTGTTTGAATACGGCACCTGGGTGCTTCTGTTCGTGGGACCGGCGGTGACCATGCGCATGCTCAGCGAGGAATCACGCACCGGCACATTCGAGATGCTCCTCACCGCGCCGGTGCGTGAGTGGGAAGTGATCCTGGGCAAGTTCGCCGCCGCCAAGATGTTTCTTCTGGTCATGCTCATGCCCACGCTGCTGTACGTGGCGGCGTTGGAGATGCACGGACGCCCCGATTACGGCGAACTGCTCTGCGGGTACTTGGGCGTCCTGCTGGCGGGGGCGGCGTACATCGCCAGCGGGCTGCTGGCCTCGGCCCTCACCTCAAGTCAACTGGTGGCCTTCCTGTCGGCCCTGTTCTTCTGGCTGGTGCTGGGGGTGGGAACGAAACTGCTGCCGCCCTATCTGTCCGAGTCCTGGGCGAAGATCGTCGTTCGATTCGATCCGGACCTGCGGCTCCGCGACTTCGCCATCGGGCTGATCGACACATCCAACGTGGTGTTCTTCGCGGCCTTCACGGTCCTCTTTCTGGTCGGCGCGGTCAAGGCGCTGGAGTCACGACGATGGCGCTGA
- a CDS encoding response regulator, with translation MSKRPPRLLIPRDEVVPDAEGLALLRSHFDVVTGDEARSLLRGIDTPPDAVLTPAADAPDAVELDQIDAASQAMLAITPESIEKTNSVERLKWLEGTVTAVVRDRLGWEHFEVRLLNRKTSQLELVIAVGLRPLPVGESIFAKPEGNGISGYVATTGQPYLCPDVRADPRYRLGLENAGSSLTVPLLLAGEVIGVFNVEDARPGAFSEHDLARARVVARSIALSLHLLNLLVVERFTTRKSTCEILSAEIRAPLDEITQAVLAFRTSQELDVTAREALDRIVASVERARGAIDLCSAGPKSLLGLERTLRECRTNPLLEGKTVLVVDDDASIRDTISSVLTRVGCEVVACESGRDALTSMNVISGRSGHLDLVISDVKLPDLNGYEVFRSARDRYASVPIILMTGFGYDPHHSIVRASQEGLSSILFKPFRADQLVEEVTRALGADGPAR, from the coding sequence ATGAGCAAGCGTCCACCCCGTCTGCTGATCCCGCGGGACGAGGTGGTGCCGGATGCCGAAGGTCTGGCCCTCCTGCGCTCCCACTTCGACGTCGTGACCGGCGACGAGGCGCGGTCGCTTCTGAGGGGCATTGACACGCCCCCCGACGCCGTGCTGACGCCCGCCGCGGACGCCCCCGACGCCGTCGAGCTGGACCAGATCGACGCGGCATCCCAGGCCATGCTGGCGATCACTCCCGAGTCGATCGAGAAGACCAACTCGGTGGAGCGACTCAAGTGGCTGGAAGGAACTGTCACCGCCGTCGTCCGTGACCGCCTGGGCTGGGAGCACTTCGAAGTTCGGCTGCTGAACCGCAAGACCAGCCAGCTGGAACTGGTGATCGCGGTCGGACTGCGCCCGCTGCCGGTAGGTGAATCGATCTTCGCCAAGCCGGAGGGCAACGGCATCAGCGGCTACGTCGCAACCACGGGCCAGCCGTACCTGTGCCCGGACGTGCGGGCGGACCCGCGATATCGCCTCGGCCTCGAGAATGCCGGCAGTTCGCTCACCGTGCCCCTGCTGCTGGCTGGTGAAGTGATCGGTGTATTCAACGTCGAGGATGCCCGTCCTGGCGCGTTCTCCGAACATGATCTCGCCCGGGCCAGGGTGGTGGCCCGCTCGATCGCACTGTCGCTGCATCTGCTCAACCTGCTCGTGGTGGAGCGCTTCACCACGCGCAAGAGCACGTGCGAAATCCTCTCCGCTGAAATTCGCGCGCCGCTTGACGAGATCACTCAGGCGGTGCTGGCGTTCCGCACGTCGCAGGAACTGGACGTGACGGCCCGCGAGGCGCTGGATCGGATCGTCGCCAGCGTGGAACGCGCCCGCGGCGCCATTGACCTGTGCAGCGCTGGTCCCAAGTCGCTGCTGGGGCTGGAGCGGACCCTCAGGGAATGCCGCACCAACCCCCTGCTCGAGGGCAAGACCGTTCTCGTCGTGGACGACGACGCCTCGATCCGCGACACCATTTCGTCCGTGCTGACACGGGTCGGCTGTGAAGTCGTGGCGTGCGAGAGCGGCCGCGATGCGCTCACCTCGATGAACGTGATCAGCGGACGCTCCGGTCACCTGGACCTGGTCATCTCCGACGTCAAGCTCCCGGATCTCAACGGCTACGAGGTCTTCCGATCAGCCCGCGATCGGTACGCCTCGGTGCCCATCATCCTGATGACCGGATTCGGGTACGACCCCCATCACTCGATCGTTCGAGCCAGCCAGGAGGGGCTTTCAAGCATCCTGTTCAAGCCGTTCCGGGCCGATCAACTCGTCGAGGAAGTGACCCGTGCGCTCGGCGCTGACGGGCCGGCGCGATGA
- a CDS encoding saccharopine dehydrogenase NADP-binding domain-containing protein, whose translation MPRVVILGAGMIGSTMTADLARDASLDVTVVDVGEHRLARVAASVGRLTGRTIATIRADLTVESEVARVVDGADVVLGALPSGMGLQTLRRVIEAGRHYVDISFMPENPLILDGLAASQGVVAIVDCGVAPGLSNLLAGWAARRLAAVDVIEILVGGLPVERRWPFQYKAAFSPADVIEEYTRPARLVENGRLVTRPALSEPELVDFDGVGTLEAFNTDGLRTLIDTLRVPTMREKTLRYPGHVELMRVLREAGYFSPTAITVGDVQVRPLDLTSTLLFPLWTYEEGDADLTVMRVRASGEDGRGRMMRLEWTLHDRFCHATGQTSMSRTTAFPATIMARAILNGRIARRGILPPERLADDDGLVHHVLRELADRGVRVVESMYPVE comes from the coding sequence ATGCCGCGGGTTGTCATTCTGGGCGCGGGAATGATCGGAAGCACGATGACCGCCGACCTGGCGCGTGATGCGTCGCTTGACGTGACGGTCGTCGACGTCGGCGAGCATCGGCTGGCCCGGGTTGCCGCCAGCGTGGGGCGCCTGACGGGCCGGACGATCGCCACGATCCGCGCGGACCTGACCGTGGAATCAGAAGTCGCGAGAGTCGTGGATGGCGCCGACGTGGTGCTCGGAGCGCTTCCCAGCGGCATGGGTCTGCAGACGCTGCGCCGCGTGATTGAAGCGGGTCGTCATTACGTGGACATTTCATTCATGCCCGAAAACCCGCTGATCCTGGATGGCCTGGCTGCATCGCAGGGCGTGGTCGCCATCGTGGATTGCGGCGTGGCGCCAGGATTGAGCAACCTGCTGGCGGGTTGGGCGGCCCGGCGGCTGGCCGCGGTCGATGTCATCGAGATTCTGGTGGGGGGGCTCCCGGTTGAGCGACGCTGGCCCTTTCAGTACAAGGCGGCCTTTTCGCCCGCGGACGTGATCGAGGAGTACACGCGACCAGCACGTTTAGTCGAGAACGGCCGACTCGTCACGCGGCCCGCCCTGTCCGAACCGGAACTGGTTGACTTCGACGGGGTCGGCACGCTGGAAGCGTTCAACACCGACGGGCTGCGAACGCTCATCGACACGCTTCGCGTACCGACCATGCGTGAAAAGACCCTGCGCTATCCGGGGCACGTTGAGCTCATGCGCGTCCTGCGCGAGGCGGGATACTTCAGTCCGACTGCCATCACGGTGGGAGATGTTCAGGTGCGGCCTCTGGATCTGACGAGTACGCTGCTCTTTCCGCTCTGGACGTACGAGGAGGGCGATGCCGACCTCACCGTCATGCGCGTTCGGGCCTCGGGCGAGGATGGTCGGGGCCGGATGATGCGTCTGGAGTGGACGCTCCACGACCGCTTCTGCCACGCAACCGGCCAGACCAGCATGTCCCGCACCACGGCGTTTCCGGCGACGATCATGGCTCGCGCGATTCTGAACGGCCGCATTGCTCGACGGGGCATCCTTCCTCCTGAACGCCTTGCGGATGATGATGGCCTGGTCCACCATGTGCTGCGGGAACTGGCCGACCGAGGCGTGCGTGTGGTTGAGTCCATGTATCCAGTGGAATGA
- the def gene encoding peptide deformylase: MVDPASLRIVLFPAEILRRKADPVAVVTDEVRAVARRMLELMRDAEGIGLAAPQVGLPWRLFVTGPHEGEPERVFINPELTEPSEELEVHEEGCLSIPNVRVEVRRPREITISALDLDGRPFTLRRSDLLARAWQHEVDHLNGVLIIDRMGPMDRLANRRAIRDLKSAAG, from the coding sequence ATGGTTGACCCGGCGTCGCTGCGGATCGTCCTCTTTCCGGCGGAGATTCTGCGCCGCAAGGCCGACCCGGTCGCCGTCGTCACCGACGAGGTGCGGGCCGTCGCCCGGCGCATGCTCGAACTGATGCGCGATGCGGAGGGCATCGGCCTGGCCGCGCCGCAGGTGGGGTTGCCCTGGCGTCTGTTCGTGACCGGCCCCCACGAGGGCGAGCCCGAGCGCGTTTTTATCAACCCCGAACTGACCGAACCCTCGGAGGAACTGGAGGTTCACGAGGAGGGGTGCCTGAGCATCCCGAATGTGCGCGTCGAGGTGCGCCGGCCTCGAGAGATCACCATCTCCGCTCTGGACCTTGACGGCCGGCCGTTCACCCTGCGCCGTTCGGACCTGCTGGCCCGCGCCTGGCAGCATGAAGTCGATCACCTCAACGGCGTCCTGATCATCGATCGCATGGGGCCGATGGATCGACTCGCCAACCGGCGCGCCATCCGCGACCTCAAGAGTGCGGCGGGTTGA
- a CDS encoding acylphosphatase, translating to MPQVRWDVIFSGRVQGVGFRYTASRIAGAHPVSGWVRNEPDGSVRCVVEGDEPAVRRFIEEIRSAMSRNIREMRVDPLPATGEFGGFFEIRR from the coding sequence ATGCCGCAGGTTCGATGGGATGTCATCTTCTCAGGTCGCGTGCAGGGCGTGGGGTTCCGCTACACCGCGTCGCGAATCGCCGGCGCTCACCCGGTGTCCGGATGGGTGCGGAATGAGCCGGACGGATCGGTGCGCTGCGTGGTGGAGGGCGATGAGCCCGCCGTGCGCCGATTCATCGAGGAGATCCGATCCGCGATGAGCCGCAATATCCGGGAGATGCGCGTCGATCCGCTTCCCGCCACGGGAGAGTTCGGCGGGTTTTTTGAGATTCGCCGATAG
- a CDS encoding ribonuclease D has product MSRPPHKTLRHALRGRRGSRRAANHDEVTAQGDGHGHGHGEPDGLITDPAEFSALIHHVREIGCFAYDTEFIGEESYWPRLCVIQIATRDRVALIDPLAVTELSALWDLLADPSIEKIVHAGAQDLEPVVRHLGREPASVFDTQIVAGFLGMPYPLGLRALVEAFTGTRLGKALTFTRWDVRPLSAQHRRYAADDVRFLPSIAQRMREMLTERGVERWARAECDAVFSRENLSFHPESVLTRLIGNRTFRPREVGALRELVLFREQAAERHDLPPRTFLRDDVMLRLAQDHPKDADGLDRIKGLPRPVIAAHGAEILDAIARGHAEPGPKVTQTPEETPGERFLIDGLWSLTCARCHAHGVDPALVGTRRRLAPIILAHLAGHEIPDSELLAGWRRELIGEWLLTFLSKGVEAAFRFDGALRDGDARGQS; this is encoded by the coding sequence GTGTCACGCCCTCCGCACAAGACACTTCGACACGCGCTCCGGGGACGCCGCGGATCGCGGCGCGCCGCCAACCACGACGAAGTGACGGCCCAGGGCGATGGGCACGGGCACGGTCACGGCGAGCCCGATGGGCTGATCACCGACCCGGCCGAATTTTCCGCCCTCATCCACCATGTGCGGGAGATCGGCTGCTTCGCCTACGACACCGAGTTCATCGGTGAAGAATCGTACTGGCCGCGGCTGTGCGTGATCCAGATCGCCACGCGCGATCGCGTGGCGCTGATCGATCCGCTGGCCGTGACTGAGCTGTCCGCCCTGTGGGATCTGCTGGCTGATCCGTCCATTGAGAAGATCGTCCACGCCGGAGCCCAGGATCTGGAGCCGGTGGTGCGGCACCTGGGCCGCGAACCGGCCAGCGTGTTCGATACGCAGATCGTGGCGGGGTTCCTCGGCATGCCGTATCCGCTGGGACTGCGGGCCCTGGTCGAGGCCTTCACGGGGACGCGGCTGGGCAAGGCGCTGACCTTCACCCGGTGGGACGTGCGCCCGCTGTCGGCCCAGCATCGGCGATACGCGGCGGATGATGTGCGCTTTCTGCCGTCCATCGCTCAGCGCATGCGCGAAATGCTGACCGAGCGAGGCGTGGAGCGATGGGCGCGGGCGGAGTGCGACGCTGTCTTCTCCCGTGAAAACCTCTCGTTTCATCCGGAGTCCGTGCTGACGCGCCTGATCGGCAACCGCACGTTCCGACCGCGCGAGGTGGGCGCGCTGCGTGAACTGGTGCTGTTTCGAGAGCAGGCCGCGGAACGTCACGACCTGCCGCCGCGCACCTTCCTGCGCGACGACGTGATGCTGCGGCTGGCGCAGGATCATCCGAAGGACGCGGACGGTCTCGACCGCATCAAGGGATTGCCAAGGCCGGTCATCGCCGCCCACGGCGCCGAGATACTTGACGCCATCGCCCGCGGCCACGCCGAGCCGGGGCCGAAAGTGACGCAGACCCCCGAAGAGACGCCTGGCGAAAGGTTTCTCATCGACGGGCTGTGGTCGCTGACGTGCGCCCGTTGCCACGCGCATGGCGTTGACCCCGCCCTGGTGGGCACGCGGCGACGCCTGGCGCCGATCATTCTGGCTCACCTCGCGGGACACGAGATACCGGACTCCGAGCTGCTTGCCGGCTGGCGGCGCGAACTGATCGGGGAGTGGCTGCTGACCTTCCTGTCGAAGGGCGTCGAGGCGGCGTTCCGATTCGATGGCGCGCTCCGTGACGGCGATGCGCGGGGGCAATCGTGA
- a CDS encoding ABC transporter ATP-binding protein, with translation MIEARCLSKWYGRFAAVDAATFAIAPGRVAGFLGPNGAGKSTTLKMLSGFLPPTTGTALVAGYDIRDQSIEVRRRIGYLPESTPLYPEMRVIEYLRFRGRLFGLHGKAARGSVERAIERCWLTDVRRKPIAHLSKGYRQRVGLAAALLHSPPVLLLDEPTSGLDPTQIREMRHLIRSLAGDHTVFLSTHILSEAELTCDEVVVIARGRIRAAGPVADLRGRAAETICYVVETDAPDPPAAWRGLPGLEQIDEGPSEPGWRRYALRIGASSGDLRERIAEPLRAGEHRMRELTRETPSLEQLFVRLISEDGPAVVAPRAAERAA, from the coding sequence ATGATTGAAGCCAGGTGTCTCTCCAAGTGGTATGGTCGGTTCGCCGCGGTGGATGCGGCGACCTTCGCCATCGCGCCAGGTCGGGTGGCGGGTTTCCTGGGGCCGAACGGCGCCGGCAAGAGCACCACGCTCAAGATGCTCAGCGGCTTTCTCCCGCCTACCACGGGAACGGCCCTGGTGGCGGGATACGACATCCGCGACCAGTCGATCGAAGTGCGACGACGCATCGGCTACCTTCCGGAGTCCACTCCGCTCTATCCGGAAATGCGGGTTATCGAGTACCTGCGATTTCGTGGTCGCCTCTTCGGCCTGCACGGAAAGGCGGCGCGTGGATCGGTCGAACGGGCGATCGAGCGATGCTGGCTGACCGACGTCCGTCGCAAGCCCATCGCCCACCTCTCGAAGGGGTATCGTCAACGCGTGGGGCTGGCGGCCGCGCTGCTGCATTCCCCGCCGGTGCTGCTGTTGGACGAACCCACGTCCGGCCTTGACCCGACCCAGATTCGCGAGATGCGACACCTCATCCGCTCTCTGGCTGGCGATCACACGGTCTTCCTGTCCACGCACATTCTCTCGGAGGCGGAACTCACGTGCGATGAAGTGGTGGTCATCGCCCGCGGGCGAATCCGGGCGGCGGGTCCGGTTGCCGACCTGCGGGGCCGCGCCGCCGAAACCATCTGCTACGTGGTGGAAACAGATGCCCCCGACCCACCGGCGGCGTGGCGGGGCCTGCCCGGCCTGGAGCAGATCGACGAGGGGCCGAGCGAGCCCGGGTGGCGACGGTACGCGCTTCGCATCGGGGCGTCCTCGGGTGATCTGCGTGAGCGGATCGCCGAGCCGCTGCGGGCCGGTGAGCATCGAATGCGGGAACTGACGCGGGAAACCCCCTCGCTGGAGCAGTTGTTCGTCCGCCTGATTTCAGAAGATGGCCCGGCCGTCGTGGCGCCGCGGGCCGCGGAGCGTGCCGCATGA
- the kdsB gene encoding 3-deoxy-manno-octulosonate cytidylyltransferase, producing the protein MSVVAVIPARYDSTRFPGKMLASRTGRPLVRHVYDQAVLAKSVARVVVATDDERIADAVRDFGGSVLMTRRDHPNGTSRIAEIAPRLNADIIVNVQGDEPDLDPGLIDLGVATLQNHADCPVATIGSPFAPDEDAANPNIVKVVTDTRGRALYFSRALIPFDRDRTGQVSRLKHVGLYVYRTAFLSIYSTLTPTPLEQAEKLEQLRLLEHGHSIAVGIGVAHHHGIDTPEQYEAFVARWRASNPPC; encoded by the coding sequence ATGTCCGTGGTCGCCGTGATTCCTGCTCGGTACGACTCGACCCGCTTCCCGGGCAAGATGCTCGCCAGCCGGACCGGGCGACCACTGGTGCGCCACGTCTACGACCAGGCCGTTCTGGCGAAATCGGTGGCGCGCGTGGTCGTCGCCACCGATGATGAACGCATCGCCGACGCCGTGCGCGACTTCGGCGGCAGTGTGCTGATGACCCGCCGCGACCACCCCAACGGAACCTCCCGGATCGCGGAGATTGCGCCCCGGCTGAACGCGGACATCATCGTCAACGTGCAGGGGGACGAGCCGGACCTTGATCCGGGGCTGATTGACCTCGGTGTGGCGACCCTTCAGAACCACGCCGACTGTCCCGTCGCCACCATCGGCTCTCCCTTCGCGCCCGATGAAGACGCCGCGAACCCCAACATCGTGAAGGTCGTCACGGACACGCGCGGCCGGGCGCTGTATTTCTCCCGCGCCCTCATCCCCTTCGACCGAGACCGCACCGGACAGGTGAGCCGGCTCAAGCACGTGGGCTTGTATGTCTACCGCACGGCGTTTCTGTCAATCTACTCCACCCTCACGCCTACCCCGCTGGAGCAGGCGGAGAAACTGGAGCAGTTGCGGCTGCTGGAGCACGGCCATTCCATCGCCGTGGGGATTGGCGTCGCCCATCACCACGGCATCGACACGCCGGAGCAGTACGAAGCGTTCGTGGCGCGATGGCGCGCGTCCAATCCGCCGTGCTGA
- a CDS encoding DUF4340 domain-containing protein yields the protein MTIMLSVNPMMMSCRSTVVMFVLALLSAGAALWAWRTDESARSAPRQDARLFAQGTLPVDEVSRITLERRDRPAMVFERGPDGAWKQVAPFEHPVETFSMREFVVQAASLESAMRVPASELTGEHAPNRLELDPPLASLRLEWSGGSREILIGRRMLGGRSYVRMGRDGDAHLVAGPLPDRATTAEPWTWRSRRLFRHAGVETRVAALTGVEAWGMIREGRGWKLEKPLPARLDPQKVEEFLGLLADAQASEFIVDQPPDLTPFGLAQPALEFTVISRVRDAASSAPRSREVEESILIGAARDPQGSSYFAMVKGRPVVIAMPRAMIDRLRAVGLLLDLRAVGVDAADVKSIRITAEAEFTIARDDADPAKWVAPDRGGRVVPADAAQRLLDHLTTAQAVDCRSDPYPFAQEKAQLLLFGFDGQPIVGVRLAKLEDGRWAMFSDDSLVRYYPGSMDLPLSPGAFGLE from the coding sequence ATGACGATAATGCTTTCAGTCAACCCGATGATGATGAGCTGCCGCTCCACCGTCGTGATGTTCGTGCTCGCCCTGCTCAGCGCCGGAGCGGCGCTGTGGGCCTGGCGGACGGACGAGTCGGCGCGATCCGCGCCGCGGCAGGATGCACGCCTCTTCGCCCAGGGAACGCTGCCGGTAGACGAGGTGTCGCGGATCACCCTGGAGCGCCGTGATCGCCCGGCGATGGTCTTCGAGCGCGGACCGGACGGAGCGTGGAAGCAGGTGGCTCCGTTCGAGCATCCCGTCGAGACGTTCTCGATGCGCGAGTTTGTCGTACAGGCCGCGTCGCTGGAGAGCGCGATGCGCGTGCCGGCCTCTGAACTGACCGGCGAACACGCGCCCAACCGCCTCGAGCTCGATCCGCCCCTGGCCTCGTTGCGGCTGGAGTGGAGCGGCGGTTCGCGGGAGATTCTCATCGGGCGGCGCATGCTGGGCGGGCGATCGTACGTGCGCATGGGACGCGATGGCGACGCCCACCTGGTCGCCGGCCCGTTGCCCGATCGTGCGACCACCGCCGAGCCATGGACCTGGCGGTCGCGGCGGCTGTTCCGCCACGCGGGGGTTGAAACGCGCGTGGCGGCGCTGACGGGGGTGGAGGCGTGGGGCATGATCCGCGAGGGGCGTGGCTGGAAGCTTGAGAAGCCGCTTCCGGCGCGGCTTGACCCGCAGAAGGTGGAGGAGTTCCTCGGCCTGCTGGCCGACGCCCAGGCGAGTGAGTTCATCGTGGATCAGCCGCCGGATCTGACGCCCTTCGGCCTGGCGCAGCCCGCGCTTGAGTTCACCGTCATTTCGCGCGTGCGTGACGCCGCATCGTCCGCGCCGCGCTCGCGGGAGGTGGAGGAATCGATCCTCATCGGAGCAGCCCGCGACCCGCAGGGCAGCTCGTACTTCGCCATGGTCAAGGGGCGTCCGGTGGTGATTGCGATGCCGCGGGCGATGATCGATCGCCTGCGCGCGGTGGGGTTGCTGCTCGATCTGCGGGCCGTGGGAGTTGACGCCGCGGACGTGAAGTCGATCCGCATCACCGCCGAGGCGGAGTTCACCATCGCCCGTGATGACGCCGATCCGGCCAAGTGGGTCGCCCCCGACCGCGGGGGCCGGGTCGTGCCCGCCGATGCGGCGCAGCGACTGCTGGATCATCTCACCACGGCCCAGGCGGTCGATTGCCGCAGCGACCCGTATCCATTCGCGCAGGAGAAGGCCCAGCTGCTCCTCTTCGGGTTTGATGGTCAGCCCATCGTGGGCGTGCGCCTCGCCAAGCTCGAGGATGGTCGATGGGCGATGTTCTCCGACGACTCGCTCGTGCGCTACTACCCGGGTTCGATGGACCTGCCGCTTTCGCCCGGAGCGTTCGGGCTGGAGTGA
- the ribD gene encoding bifunctional diaminohydroxyphosphoribosylaminopyrimidine deaminase/5-amino-6-(5-phosphoribosylamino)uracil reductase RibD gives MTARLVEDLRHLRAAARLALRGRGHVEPNPTVGCVITDRAGQVVGMGHHERFGGPHAEVAALRQAGRHANGGTLYVTLEPCAHTGKTPPCVDAIIEAGITRVVFSEVDPHPAAREGARRLREAGVTVDRVLCQHAIDVSAPFVHRIETGLPWVIAKWAQTIDGRIATRTGESRWISNPASRRMVHRERGRVDAILTGIGTILADDPLLTARDVRARRIARRVIVDPNLRIPVDCAVVRTARQYPVTVFCLTAAIEQEHERVADLSAAGVEVIGLPMVDDDVPLAPMLRELVRRHETATVLVESGAGLLGRLFRKHLVNSAWVFVAPTLLGDEHAYPCVRGIHVEDLAAGTRLVLQQVTRRRDDVVLRYRVKGRA, from the coding sequence ATGACGGCTCGTCTCGTGGAGGACCTTCGTCACCTGCGTGCCGCGGCGCGGCTGGCGCTGCGCGGACGTGGTCACGTGGAGCCCAATCCCACGGTGGGCTGCGTCATCACGGATCGCGCCGGACAGGTCGTCGGGATGGGCCACCATGAACGGTTTGGCGGCCCGCACGCCGAGGTCGCGGCGCTCCGGCAGGCGGGCCGGCACGCGAACGGGGGAACGCTCTACGTGACGCTCGAACCCTGCGCCCACACCGGGAAGACGCCTCCCTGCGTGGACGCCATCATCGAGGCGGGCATCACGCGCGTCGTGTTTTCCGAGGTCGATCCGCATCCCGCGGCGCGCGAAGGCGCCAGACGACTGCGCGAGGCGGGCGTCACCGTGGATCGCGTGCTGTGCCAGCATGCCATCGACGTGAGCGCCCCGTTCGTGCATCGGATCGAAACCGGTCTGCCCTGGGTCATCGCCAAGTGGGCCCAGACCATCGACGGGCGCATCGCCACGCGCACCGGCGAAAGCCGTTGGATCTCCAATCCCGCCAGCCGCCGCATGGTGCATCGGGAGCGCGGGCGGGTGGACGCCATTCTCACAGGGATCGGAACCATCCTGGCCGATGACCCGCTGCTCACGGCTCGAGACGTGCGGGCGAGGCGAATCGCGCGGCGCGTCATCGTGGACCCCAATCTGCGCATCCCCGTGGATTGCGCCGTGGTGCGCACGGCGCGGCAGTATCCCGTCACCGTGTTCTGCCTGACCGCCGCCATCGAGCAGGAGCATGAGCGCGTCGCGGATCTGTCGGCGGCGGGCGTGGAGGTGATCGGTCTCCCGATGGTGGATGACGACGTGCCCCTGGCGCCGATGCTGCGCGAACTGGTCCGCCGCCATGAGACGGCCACCGTGCTGGTGGAGTCCGGCGCGGGGCTCCTCGGGCGGCTCTTCCGCAAGCATCTGGTCAACTCGGCCTGGGTGTTCGTGGCGCCCACGCTTCTGGGCGATGAGCACGCCTACCCCTGCGTGCGGGGAATCCACGTCGAAGACCTGGCCGCCGGCACGCGCCTGGTGCTGCAGCAGGTGACGCGCCGCCGCGATGATGTCGTGCTGCGATACCGCGTCAAGGGACGCGCCTGA